The DNA region TTATTATTTGCGCGCTTGCTTCTTCAAGCGCTTGTCTTTGACCACGTTGACTACGATGAGCACGCCCAAGACCAACGCGAAAATGATGGTGGACAAAGCGCGGATGTCGGGGTTGAGCTTGTGGCGAATGCCCGCGTAGACGTAGGTGGAAATGGTGTCTACCGAGGCACCGTTGATATTGGTGACGACAAAGTCGTCAAGGGACAGGGTAAAGGCCAACGCGAAGGCCGAAACCATGGCGCCCGCAAGCTGGGGCAACAGCACGGTGAAAAGGCTGCGCACCGCGCCCGCGCCTAAGTCCATGCTGGCCTCCAAGAGGTTGGGGTTGAGCTGTTTCAAACGGGGGCTCACCGTGAGAATGACGTAGGGGGTGGTGATGACGGTGTGCGCCACGATAAGCCAGCCCAAGCCGAAGTTGACGGGCAATTTGACGGTGTCCTGCATGAACAGCATCAAAAGGAAGAAACCCATGGCCGTGACGATCTCGGCGTTGACGACCGTGATCTGGGAAGCGGTGTCCACGGCGGTCTGCCACTTCTTGCGCATATAGTGAATGCCGACCGAGGCGGTGGTGCCGAGGAAGGTGGCGATAAGCGCGGAAACTACGCCGATGACGATGGTGTTTTTGGTGGCGGTCAACAATTTCTCGTCGTGGAAAAGATTGGCGTACTGGGAGAACGTGAACTCGCCGAACGCGTCGCCCACCGCGCGGGCGC from Clostridia bacterium includes:
- a CDS encoding ABC transporter permease, which codes for MKKSTLWTIARWGILILVLAAIYLPLLMIIVYSFSGARAVGDAFGEFTFSQYANLFHDEKLLTATKNTIVIGVVSALIATFLGTTASVGIHYMRKKWQTAVDTASQITVVNAEIVTAMGFFLLMLFMQDTVKLPVNFGLGWLIVAHTVITTPYVILTVSPRLKQLNPNLLEASMDLGAGAVRSLFTVLLPQLAGAMVSAFALAFTLSLDDFVVTNINGASVDTISTYVYAGIRHKLNPDIRALSTIIFALVLGVLIVVNVVKDKRLKKQARK